Proteins encoded together in one Oreochromis aureus strain Israel breed Guangdong linkage group 23, ZZ_aureus, whole genome shotgun sequence window:
- the trak2 gene encoding trafficking kinesin-binding protein 2 isoform X3 has protein sequence MDIHNPYNDGILSAAAYLALEPPSYSHPGSQSLSKVLSADRVEQMTKTYNDIEVVTHLLAERDRDLELAARIGQSLLQRNHLLQERNEALEEQIAQSVDQVHQLQHELSKKDELLRMVASASEESETDSSVSTPLRQPQPLGGTAAAALSQLESLQSKLQELEEENLALRTEACQLKRDTITYEEKEQQLVSDCVKELRESNSQMVSLTEELSLKNEELLRHQEEIAQLLSQIVELQHRVKELALEKEELRIHLQASKDAQRQLTAELNELAERNAECVEMLHESQEEIKELRSKNSPSAGMRRHLPYGLYPMESLAAEIEGTMRKELSIEEETAFQDQRISQKRVFQTVRSVNASTLRSASANPPIPGSGQSSLVMTAQPFQSTQGEEGRVGQPGCPGGNDLTRALHRLSLRRQNFLSERQFFQAEREKKVQALAEMDGEGSGSSSPMGSAVSSFSNLSDLSITSTVFKTFLPEKLQIVKPMEGSLTLHHWQQLAKPHLGTILDPHPGVVTKGFRPLAQDAVYHLSDMEEDEEDEEKGRNGILEKGAAERSKEEEDEEEEEGGITFNVRCSSTPEEKKDRKHVVSSVPLPPLSTGSPAASSSIRSDFCPTPLHAMEKPGQSPQPIPGASEAGVQSQSQTLTSTAVSSSVQNPGKCQSSTFSTYTFTTCRILHPCDITQVTPSSQSSHMANTPSSMRTGPSTPVTPCRLSLGDSFPPRRLPAPPSGLTKLVLERGISAQVSNPPPTPRPAPRQPLFQLLPSTPPNSPSHSPAPSPVPMEPRQHPADNFLASRPAELFLQDVYGLNLGRAPHPDLPSPSQETPALISSTKSGRSRPDPASVGLVEKLRQLGFTKVLHGSESDASMPRQDSATFVSASGGSLLDGLRRNQSLPAMIGARAGKSAGHPAPPPHPRTLAIPPPPWGNLKERRRHLASISYPSSAKR, from the exons CGGGACAGAGATTTGGAGTTGGCAGCTCGGATTGGTCAGTCACTTTTACAGAGGAACCACCTGCTACAGGAGCGAAATGAGGCCTTAGAGGAGCAGATAGCACAGTCTGTAGATCAG GTTCATCAGCTGCAACATGAGCTCAGTAAGAAGGATGAATTGCTGCGGATGGTGGCCAGCGCCTCTGAGGAGAGCGAGACTGATTCCAGCGTGTCCACCCCACTGCGGCAACCTCAGCCGCTGGGGGGAACCGCCGCCGCTGCACTCAGTCAGCTGGAGTCCCTGCAGAGCAAGCTGCAGGAGCTAGAGGAAGAAAACCTGGCACTGAGGACTGAG GCTTGTCAACTCAAAAGAGACACCATCACCTATGAGGAGAAGGAGCAGCAGCTAGTGAGCGACTGTGTCAAAGAGCTCC GTGAGTCCAACAGCCAGATGGTTTCGTTGACTGAAGAGCTGTCTCTGAAGAATGAGGAGCTGCTCAGACACCAGGAGGAAATCGCTCAGCTGCTTTCCCAAATAGTCGAGCTGCAACACAGAGTGAAGGAG CTGGCTCTGGAGAAAGAGGAGCTCAGGATCCACCTGCAGGCCTCCAAAGATGCTCAGAGACAGCTCACAGCAGAG CTCAACGAGCTGGCCGAGAGGAATGCTGAGTGTGTagagatgctccatgagtcGCAGGAGGAGATCAAAGAGCTGCGCAGTAAAAACAGCCCCTCAGCTGGGATGCGCCGGCACCTTCCCTATGGCCTCTACCCCATG GAATCCTTGGCAGCAGAGATTGAGGGAACTATGAGGAAGGAGCTGAGTATAGAGGAGGAGACCGCCTTTCAGGACCAAAG AATTTCCCAGAAGCGAGTCTTCCAAACAGTCCGCTCTGTTAATGCCTCAACACTACGATCAGCTTCAGCAAACCCGCCAATCCCTGGCTCCGGACAGAGCTCTCTGGTGATGACAGCGCAGCCGTTTCAGTCCACACAGGG GGAGGAGGGCCGAGTGGGCCAGCCTGGTTGTCCGGGAGGAAACGACCTCACCAGAGCGCTCCACCGCCTGTCGTTGCGCCGCCAGAACTTCCTGTCCGAGCGACAGTTCTTTCAGGCGGAGCGGGAAAAGAAGGTGCAGGCCCTGGCGGAAATGGATGGAGAAGGCAGTGGCTCCAGCTCACCAATGGGCAGTGCGGTCTCCTCTTTCTCCAACCTGTCGGATCTCTCCATCACCTCCACTGTTTTTAAGACTTTCCTGCCTGAGAAGCTCCAGATCGTCAAACCCATGGAAG GCTCGCTGACACTGcaccactggcagcagctggCCAAACCTCACCTGGGAACCATCCTGGACCCACACCCTGGAGTAGTGACTAAAGGTTTTCGCCCATTGGCTCAGGACGCTGTGTACCACCTGTCTGACatggaggaggatgaagaggatgaagaaaaAGGAAGGAATGGTATCCTGGAGAAAGGAGCAGCAGAGCGGAgtaaggaggaggaagatgaggaggaggaggaaggcgGAATCACCTTCAACGTGCGCTGCTCATCTACACCCGAGGAGAAAAAGGACAGAAAGCATGTGGTATCATCTGTCCCCTTGCCGCCTCTCTCCACTGGGAGTCCAGCTGCTTCCTCCTCCATCAGGTCAGACTTCTGCCCTACACCCCTTCACGCCATGGAGAAACCCGGCCAATCGCCTCAGCCCATTCCAGGAGCCTCTGAAGCAGGAGTCCAATCACAAAGCCAAACCTTGACATCGACAGCAGTATCTTCCTCTG TCCAAAACCCAGGGAAGTGTCAGAGCTCCACCTTTTCCACCTACACCTTCACTACCTGTCGCATTCTGCACCCGTGTGACATCACACAGGTCACCCCAAG TTCTCAGTCATCTCACATGGCGAACACGCCTAGCTCCATGAGGACGGGTCCCAGCACCCCTGTGACTCCCTGCAGACTCAGTCTGGGTGACTCCTTCCCCCCTCGACGTCTGCCCGCACCCCCCAGTGGCCTGACCAAGCTGGTCCTAGAGAGGGGTATTTCTGCACAAGTCTCCAACCCTCCTCCAACCCCGAGACCCGCCCCCCGGCAGCCCCTCTTTCAGCTTCTGCCAAGCACGCCCCCCAACTCGCCCTCCCACTCTCCTGCCCCCTCCCCAGTGCCTATGGAGCCCCGCCAACACCCAGCTGACAATTTCCTGGCCTCACGGCCCGCAGAGCTTTTTCTCCAAGACGTTTACGGGTTGAACCTGGGCCGCGCTCCGCATCCTGACCTACCAAGCCCATCCCAAGAAACCCCAGCCCTCATCTCATCCACCAAATCAGGCAGATCCAGGCCCGACCCGGCCAGCGTTGGTTTGGTGGAGAAGCTCCGGCAGCTGGGATTCACTAAGGTGTTGCATGGTTCTGAGTCCGATGCTTCAATGCCACGCCAGGATTCTGCCACATTTGTGTCAGCAAGTGGAGGGAGCCTTTTAGATGGCCTGAGGCGCAACCAGAGCCTCCCGGCTATGATTGGTGCCCGAGCTGGAAAGTCAGCCGGTCacccagctcctcctcctcaccccaGGACCCTGGCTATCCCTCCACCTCCATGGGGGAACCTAAAAGAAAGACGGCGGCATCTTGCCTCTATCTCCTACCCAAGTTCGGCCAAACGTTGA
- the trak2 gene encoding trafficking kinesin-binding protein 2 isoform X4: MDIHNPYNDGILSAAVLSADRVEQMTKTYNDIEVVTHLLAERDRDLELAARIGQSLLQRNHLLQERNEALEEQIAQSVDQVHQLQHELSKKDELLRMVASASEESETDSSVSTPLRQPQPLGGTAAAALSQLESLQSKLQELEEENLALRTEACQLKRDTITYEEKEQQLVSDCVKELRESNSQMVSLTEELSLKNEELLRHQEEIAQLLSQIVELQHRVKELALEKEELRIHLQASKDAQRQLTAELNELAERNAECVEMLHESQEEIKELRSKNSPSAGMRRHLPYGLYPMESLAAEIEGTMRKELSIEEETAFQDQRISQKRVFQTVRSVNASTLRSASANPPIPGSGQSSLVMTAQPFQSTQGEEGRVGQPGCPGGNDLTRALHRLSLRRQNFLSERQFFQAEREKKVQALAEMDGEGSGSSSPMGSAVSSFSNLSDLSITSTVFKTFLPEKLQIVKPMEGSLTLHHWQQLAKPHLGTILDPHPGVVTKGFRPLAQDAVYHLSDMEEDEEDEEKGRNGILEKGAAERSKEEEDEEEEEGGITFNVRCSSTPEEKKDRKHVVSSVPLPPLSTGSPAASSSIRSDFCPTPLHAMEKPGQSPQPIPGASEAGVQSQSQTLTSTAVSSSVQNPGKCQSSTFSTYTFTTCRILHPCDITQVTPSSQSSHMANTPSSMRTGPSTPVTPCRLSLGDSFPPRRLPAPPSGLTKLVLERGISAQVSNPPPTPRPAPRQPLFQLLPSTPPNSPSHSPAPSPVPMEPRQHPADNFLASRPAELFLQDVYGLNLGRAPHPDLPSPSQETPALISSTKSGRSRPDPASVGLVEKLRQLGFTKVLHGSESDASMPRQDSATFVSASGGSLLDGLRRNQSLPAMIGARAGKSAGHPAPPPHPRTLAIPPPPWGNLKERRRHLASISYPSSAKR; the protein is encoded by the exons CGGGACAGAGATTTGGAGTTGGCAGCTCGGATTGGTCAGTCACTTTTACAGAGGAACCACCTGCTACAGGAGCGAAATGAGGCCTTAGAGGAGCAGATAGCACAGTCTGTAGATCAG GTTCATCAGCTGCAACATGAGCTCAGTAAGAAGGATGAATTGCTGCGGATGGTGGCCAGCGCCTCTGAGGAGAGCGAGACTGATTCCAGCGTGTCCACCCCACTGCGGCAACCTCAGCCGCTGGGGGGAACCGCCGCCGCTGCACTCAGTCAGCTGGAGTCCCTGCAGAGCAAGCTGCAGGAGCTAGAGGAAGAAAACCTGGCACTGAGGACTGAG GCTTGTCAACTCAAAAGAGACACCATCACCTATGAGGAGAAGGAGCAGCAGCTAGTGAGCGACTGTGTCAAAGAGCTCC GTGAGTCCAACAGCCAGATGGTTTCGTTGACTGAAGAGCTGTCTCTGAAGAATGAGGAGCTGCTCAGACACCAGGAGGAAATCGCTCAGCTGCTTTCCCAAATAGTCGAGCTGCAACACAGAGTGAAGGAG CTGGCTCTGGAGAAAGAGGAGCTCAGGATCCACCTGCAGGCCTCCAAAGATGCTCAGAGACAGCTCACAGCAGAG CTCAACGAGCTGGCCGAGAGGAATGCTGAGTGTGTagagatgctccatgagtcGCAGGAGGAGATCAAAGAGCTGCGCAGTAAAAACAGCCCCTCAGCTGGGATGCGCCGGCACCTTCCCTATGGCCTCTACCCCATG GAATCCTTGGCAGCAGAGATTGAGGGAACTATGAGGAAGGAGCTGAGTATAGAGGAGGAGACCGCCTTTCAGGACCAAAG AATTTCCCAGAAGCGAGTCTTCCAAACAGTCCGCTCTGTTAATGCCTCAACACTACGATCAGCTTCAGCAAACCCGCCAATCCCTGGCTCCGGACAGAGCTCTCTGGTGATGACAGCGCAGCCGTTTCAGTCCACACAGGG GGAGGAGGGCCGAGTGGGCCAGCCTGGTTGTCCGGGAGGAAACGACCTCACCAGAGCGCTCCACCGCCTGTCGTTGCGCCGCCAGAACTTCCTGTCCGAGCGACAGTTCTTTCAGGCGGAGCGGGAAAAGAAGGTGCAGGCCCTGGCGGAAATGGATGGAGAAGGCAGTGGCTCCAGCTCACCAATGGGCAGTGCGGTCTCCTCTTTCTCCAACCTGTCGGATCTCTCCATCACCTCCACTGTTTTTAAGACTTTCCTGCCTGAGAAGCTCCAGATCGTCAAACCCATGGAAG GCTCGCTGACACTGcaccactggcagcagctggCCAAACCTCACCTGGGAACCATCCTGGACCCACACCCTGGAGTAGTGACTAAAGGTTTTCGCCCATTGGCTCAGGACGCTGTGTACCACCTGTCTGACatggaggaggatgaagaggatgaagaaaaAGGAAGGAATGGTATCCTGGAGAAAGGAGCAGCAGAGCGGAgtaaggaggaggaagatgaggaggaggaggaaggcgGAATCACCTTCAACGTGCGCTGCTCATCTACACCCGAGGAGAAAAAGGACAGAAAGCATGTGGTATCATCTGTCCCCTTGCCGCCTCTCTCCACTGGGAGTCCAGCTGCTTCCTCCTCCATCAGGTCAGACTTCTGCCCTACACCCCTTCACGCCATGGAGAAACCCGGCCAATCGCCTCAGCCCATTCCAGGAGCCTCTGAAGCAGGAGTCCAATCACAAAGCCAAACCTTGACATCGACAGCAGTATCTTCCTCTG TCCAAAACCCAGGGAAGTGTCAGAGCTCCACCTTTTCCACCTACACCTTCACTACCTGTCGCATTCTGCACCCGTGTGACATCACACAGGTCACCCCAAG TTCTCAGTCATCTCACATGGCGAACACGCCTAGCTCCATGAGGACGGGTCCCAGCACCCCTGTGACTCCCTGCAGACTCAGTCTGGGTGACTCCTTCCCCCCTCGACGTCTGCCCGCACCCCCCAGTGGCCTGACCAAGCTGGTCCTAGAGAGGGGTATTTCTGCACAAGTCTCCAACCCTCCTCCAACCCCGAGACCCGCCCCCCGGCAGCCCCTCTTTCAGCTTCTGCCAAGCACGCCCCCCAACTCGCCCTCCCACTCTCCTGCCCCCTCCCCAGTGCCTATGGAGCCCCGCCAACACCCAGCTGACAATTTCCTGGCCTCACGGCCCGCAGAGCTTTTTCTCCAAGACGTTTACGGGTTGAACCTGGGCCGCGCTCCGCATCCTGACCTACCAAGCCCATCCCAAGAAACCCCAGCCCTCATCTCATCCACCAAATCAGGCAGATCCAGGCCCGACCCGGCCAGCGTTGGTTTGGTGGAGAAGCTCCGGCAGCTGGGATTCACTAAGGTGTTGCATGGTTCTGAGTCCGATGCTTCAATGCCACGCCAGGATTCTGCCACATTTGTGTCAGCAAGTGGAGGGAGCCTTTTAGATGGCCTGAGGCGCAACCAGAGCCTCCCGGCTATGATTGGTGCCCGAGCTGGAAAGTCAGCCGGTCacccagctcctcctcctcaccccaGGACCCTGGCTATCCCTCCACCTCCATGGGGGAACCTAAAAGAAAGACGGCGGCATCTTGCCTCTATCTCCTACCCAAGTTCGGCCAAACGTTGA